From Azospirillaceae bacterium, the proteins below share one genomic window:
- a CDS encoding NAD-dependent epimerase/dehydratase family protein has protein sequence MAAEGQLGAGGTKRTILVTGAGGFVGRFLVPLLLADGDAVRAVVRAAGRPAPNGAATVVVEDLEAVDDWGPLLDGVDAVVHLAARVHIPGDRAPDRAVRYRRTNTEATAALATAAARAGVDRFVHVSTFALAPVLTSLDRGVLDEADAWDAHPYEMSKIAAERALGDIADATGLPAVVLRPPLVYGPGAVANFALLLRAVRGRWPLPLGAVRNRRSLIYVGNLADAVRACLRHPAAPGNLFAVSDGEDVSTPELARRLARAIGAPPPILPPVPPALLAAALKLAGRGGWVQRLMGDAWLDPTPIRTALGWTPPYTLDQGLASLAGDQGLASLTAG, from the coding sequence GATTCGTCGGCCGTTTCCTGGTGCCGCTGCTTCTGGCCGATGGCGACGCGGTTCGCGCCGTCGTCCGTGCCGCCGGCCGTCCGGCGCCGAACGGTGCTGCGACCGTGGTGGTCGAGGATCTGGAGGCGGTTGACGATTGGGGGCCGTTGCTGGACGGCGTCGATGCCGTGGTGCATCTGGCGGCCCGCGTCCACATTCCCGGCGACCGCGCACCCGACCGCGCCGTCCGCTACCGGCGCACCAACACCGAGGCCACGGCCGCGCTGGCCACGGCGGCGGCCAGGGCCGGCGTCGACCGCTTCGTCCATGTCAGCACCTTCGCCCTGGCACCCGTGCTGACCTCCTTGGACCGGGGCGTCCTGGACGAGGCCGACGCCTGGGATGCGCATCCGTACGAGATGAGCAAGATCGCGGCCGAGCGGGCGCTGGGCGACATCGCGGACGCCACCGGACTACCGGCCGTCGTCCTGCGCCCGCCGCTGGTCTATGGTCCGGGTGCGGTCGCCAACTTCGCCCTTCTGCTGCGGGCCGTGCGTGGGCGCTGGCCCTTGCCCCTGGGGGCCGTGCGGAACCGGCGGAGCTTGATCTATGTGGGCAATCTTGCGGACGCGGTCAGGGCTTGCCTGCGCCATCCGGCTGCCCCCGGCAACCTGTTTGCGGTCAGTGACGGCGAGGACGTGTCCACGCCCGAACTGGCGCGGCGGCTGGCCCGTGCCATCGGCGCACCGCCGCCGATCCTGCCTCCGGTTCCGCCGGCTCTGCTGGCCGCAGCCTTGAAGCTGGCGGGACGGGGGGGCTGGGTTCAGCGCCTGATGGGAGACGCCTGGCTTGATCCGACGCCGATCCGCACGGCGCTGGGCTGGACGCCGCCGTACACCCTGGACCAGGGGCTTGCGTCGCTCGCAGGGGACCAGGGGCTCGCATCGCTCACGGCCGGCTGA
- the lptF gene encoding LPS export ABC transporter permease LptF, with amino-acid sequence MRISLYILKQLLASCTLVTGVLCLAVWMVLSIRVIELALKTGASLGLFAQLMVALVPTFLPQVLPIGVMVGIIFTYNRLIQESELIVMRAAGLGPVPLSMPAIWVAGGATVLGFALTLFIAPAANKQVVHLQQHMRDSVSFALVREGQFNDFGPNVTIYVRDLTGPGELRGLIIHDKRSPDRPATLVAAEGVMLNTGETPKILVRNGTRQEFDRATGRVSELSFERYIVELNLPEPIRRNRAPDARERPIWELLRPAPDQTGDPRVLRRMTVELHQRIVMPLLIPAAALVCLTILLGAAEHNRRGRTLRLVVAALVCIGLQMAALALLNMGIQRPALVPLVYLPVLLPAVWALVLLWASGRRTQGAARPGLSSAS; translated from the coding sequence ATGCGGATATCCCTCTACATCCTCAAGCAGCTTCTGGCGAGCTGTACGCTCGTAACCGGGGTCCTGTGCCTTGCGGTGTGGATGGTGCTGTCCATCCGGGTCATCGAACTGGCGCTGAAGACCGGAGCCAGCCTGGGCCTCTTCGCGCAGCTCATGGTGGCCCTGGTTCCGACATTCCTGCCCCAGGTGCTGCCCATCGGGGTGATGGTGGGAATCATCTTCACCTACAACCGCCTGATCCAGGAAAGCGAACTGATCGTCATGCGGGCGGCGGGCCTGGGTCCGGTACCGTTGTCCATGCCGGCCATCTGGGTGGCTGGCGGTGCCACGGTCCTGGGTTTCGCCCTGACGCTGTTCATCGCGCCCGCGGCGAACAAGCAGGTGGTCCACCTGCAGCAGCACATGCGGGACAGCGTGTCGTTCGCCTTGGTCCGCGAGGGCCAGTTCAACGACTTCGGGCCGAACGTCACCATCTATGTCCGCGACCTGACCGGGCCGGGCGAGTTGCGCGGCCTGATCATCCACGACAAGCGGTCGCCCGACCGTCCGGCCACCCTGGTCGCCGCCGAAGGTGTCATGCTGAACACCGGCGAGACGCCGAAAATTCTGGTGCGCAATGGCACCCGGCAGGAGTTCGACCGCGCCACCGGGCGGGTCTCCGAATTGTCGTTCGAGCGCTACATCGTGGAGCTGAACCTCCCCGAGCCGATCCGCAGGAACAGGGCCCCCGACGCGCGCGAACGCCCGATATGGGAACTGCTGCGCCCGGCGCCCGACCAGACCGGCGATCCGCGCGTCCTTCGCCGCATGACGGTCGAGCTGCACCAGCGCATTGTGATGCCCCTGCTGATTCCCGCCGCGGCCCTTGTCTGCCTGACCATCCTGCTGGGCGCCGCCGAGCACAACCGGCGTGGCCGGACCCTGCGCCTGGTTGTCGCCGCCCTGGTCTGCATCGGCCTCCAGATGGCGGCGCTGGCGCTGCTCAACATGGGCATCCAGCGGCCGGCACTGGTTCCGCTGGTCTACCTGCCCGTGCTGCTGCCTGCCGTGTGGGCGCTGGTCCTGCTGTGGGCCTCCGGGCGGCGCACCCAGGGTGCGGCACGCCCCGGCCTGTCGTCGGCATCCTGA
- a CDS encoding copper chaperone PCu(A)C, with protein MPIGRPGGFLLGLALLGCAAQASSSAAHDFRSQDIRIGHPWAAPATAGTTEAYVALLNLGSSGDRLVAAGTPGARSARLMDRNGAEVSGGIELPPGRGVSLRPGGSHVRLEGLERPLRPGDRFPLTLRFARTPEVTVDVIVEDAPAH; from the coding sequence ATGCCCATTGGACGTCCGGGCGGCTTCCTGCTCGGCCTTGCCCTGCTCGGCTGTGCCGCACAGGCTTCGTCGTCGGCAGCCCACGATTTCCGGTCGCAGGACATCCGGATCGGCCACCCGTGGGCGGCGCCCGCAACCGCTGGCACAACGGAGGCCTATGTGGCCCTCCTCAACCTGGGCTCGTCCGGGGACCGCTTGGTGGCCGCCGGAACGCCGGGCGCGCGGTCGGCGCGCCTGATGGACCGCAACGGCGCCGAGGTGTCCGGCGGGATCGAACTGCCGCCCGGACGCGGGGTGTCGCTGCGCCCGGGCGGATCGCATGTCCGGCTCGAGGGGCTGGAGCGGCCGTTGCGCCCCGGTGACCGCTTTCCATTGACCCTACGCTTCGCACGGACTCCGGAGGTCACGGTCGATGTGATCGTGGAGGATGCCCCCGCCCATTGA
- a CDS encoding folate-binding protein, with protein sequence MDGMPEPNGALVLEDRGIVVVGGDDRVAFLQGLISNDVASAGARAIYAALLTPQGKYLHDLFTVPADGVHLLDCEAARAEDLARRLKPYRLRAKVTIDVAPQTYRVAALLGPVALQRAGLDPASGGPPPGTTVAFGGGWAFIDPRLPVLGGRAVLPAETSSATLSALRVPLLSAADYDEWRLALGVPDGSRDLVPEKSILLESGFDELNGIAWDKGCWMGQELTARTKYRGLVKKRLLPVDVDGPLPPPGTEVMLDDREAGEIRSGRGTRALALLRLEHLATARETGQPLRAGDAMLTPRIPAWARL encoded by the coding sequence ATGGACGGAATGCCTGAGCCGAACGGCGCCTTGGTTCTGGAAGACCGTGGAATCGTCGTGGTCGGTGGGGACGACCGGGTCGCATTCCTCCAGGGTTTGATTTCGAACGACGTCGCGTCGGCCGGCGCGCGGGCCATCTACGCGGCGCTGCTGACCCCCCAGGGCAAATACCTGCACGACCTGTTCACCGTCCCCGCGGACGGGGTGCATCTGCTGGACTGCGAAGCCGCCCGGGCCGAAGACCTGGCACGGCGGCTGAAGCCGTACCGCCTGCGCGCCAAGGTCACCATCGACGTCGCCCCGCAAACCTACCGGGTTGCCGCCCTGCTCGGACCGGTCGCCCTGCAACGCGCCGGCCTGGACCCGGCGTCTGGGGGTCCGCCGCCGGGAACGACGGTGGCGTTCGGTGGCGGATGGGCCTTCATCGACCCGCGCCTGCCGGTGCTGGGTGGACGTGCCGTTCTGCCCGCGGAAACGTCCTCCGCGACCCTGTCGGCGCTCCGCGTCCCGCTCCTCTCGGCGGCGGATTACGACGAGTGGCGTCTGGCGCTCGGCGTGCCGGATGGAAGCCGCGACCTGGTACCGGAGAAATCCATTCTGCTCGAAAGCGGGTTCGATGAGCTGAACGGCATCGCCTGGGACAAGGGATGCTGGATGGGACAGGAACTGACCGCGCGCACAAAGTACCGGGGGTTGGTGAAGAAGCGCCTGCTGCCCGTCGATGTGGACGGTCCGTTGCCGCCCCCCGGTACCGAGGTGATGCTGGACGACCGGGAGGCCGGCGAGATCCGCAGTGGCCGCGGTACCCGCGCCCTGGCGCTTTTGCGCCTGGAGCATCTTGCGACCGCCCGTGAGACCGGGCAGCCGCTGCGGGCCGGCGATGCGATGCTCACCCCCCGGATACCGGCGTGGGCACGCCTGTGA
- a CDS encoding fasciclin domain-containing protein codes for MARFRSMLAGAAAALALSAGAASAADVMTTLSSNPRYSTLVQALRATGLDTALAASGGQFTLFAPTDEAFQRLPANTLSELMQPENRPRLETLVRQHIVFDNVPPDRLNVDGFVPNGNLDRVPVRGLQQPPRVGNAQILANTRADNGYVYTIDRVIMP; via the coding sequence ATGGCACGCTTCCGCAGCATGCTGGCCGGCGCTGCAGCAGCCCTGGCGCTCAGCGCGGGGGCCGCATCGGCCGCCGACGTGATGACGACGTTGTCCAGCAACCCGCGTTATTCGACGCTTGTCCAGGCGCTCCGCGCCACCGGCCTGGATACGGCCCTGGCGGCCTCCGGCGGGCAGTTCACCTTGTTCGCACCGACCGACGAGGCCTTCCAGCGCCTGCCGGCGAACACGCTAAGCGAGCTGATGCAGCCCGAAAACCGTCCGCGGCTGGAAACCCTCGTCCGCCAGCACATCGTCTTCGACAACGTGCCGCCGGACCGCCTGAACGTGGACGGCTTCGTGCCGAACGGCAATCTGGACCGGGTTCCGGTGCGCGGCCTGCAACAGCCGCCGCGTGTCGGCAACGCCCAGATCCTGGCCAACACCCGGGCGGACAACGGCTACGTCTACACCATCGACCGCGTGATCATGCCCTGA
- a CDS encoding NAD(P)/FAD-dependent oxidoreductase gives MEDVECVVIGAGVVGLAVARALALEGREVVVLEAADSIGTGTSSRNSEVIHAGIYYPKGSLKARLCVAGRDALYAYCRDHGVPFRNCGKLIVATDESQEAKLADIRAKAQANGVEDLRFLTGTQARAMEPELRCTAALLSPSTGIVDSHALMLAYQGDAEDRGAMVAFLSPIIGGRITDPGIELEVGGANPVRIRCRYLVNAAGLHAQDIARTIHGIPAATIPPTHYAKGNYFSLAGRSPFSRLVYPIPEPGGLGVHLTIDMAGQARFGPDVEWIDRIDYAVDPRRADKFYGEVRKYWPGLKDGALMPGYAGVRPKLVPAGGGDSDFLIQGPRDHGVPGLVNLYGIESPGLTSSLAIAAEAAAALLERQPEPMPA, from the coding sequence ATGGAAGATGTCGAATGCGTGGTGATCGGGGCCGGGGTCGTCGGTCTGGCGGTCGCCCGGGCTCTTGCCCTCGAGGGGCGCGAAGTCGTCGTACTGGAGGCCGCGGACAGCATTGGCACCGGCACCAGCTCGCGCAACAGCGAGGTGATCCACGCCGGCATCTACTATCCCAAGGGGAGCCTGAAGGCGCGACTGTGCGTGGCCGGGCGCGACGCGCTCTACGCCTATTGCCGGGACCACGGCGTGCCGTTCCGCAATTGCGGCAAGCTCATCGTCGCCACCGACGAGAGCCAGGAGGCCAAGCTCGCCGACATCCGGGCCAAGGCTCAGGCCAACGGTGTGGAGGATCTGCGCTTCCTGACCGGCACGCAGGCGCGTGCCATGGAACCCGAACTGCGCTGCACGGCTGCGCTGCTTTCCCCCAGCACCGGCATCGTGGACAGCCACGCCCTGATGCTGGCCTATCAAGGGGATGCGGAGGATCGTGGGGCCATGGTGGCCTTCCTGTCCCCCATCATCGGAGGGCGCATCACCGACCCGGGGATCGAGCTGGAGGTGGGCGGGGCCAATCCGGTTCGTATCCGTTGCCGCTACCTCGTCAATGCCGCCGGCCTCCATGCCCAGGACATCGCGAGGACGATCCACGGCATTCCGGCCGCTACGATCCCGCCCACCCATTACGCCAAGGGCAACTACTTCAGCCTGGCGGGGCGGAGCCCGTTTTCGCGCCTGGTCTATCCCATTCCCGAGCCGGGCGGGCTCGGCGTCCATCTGACCATCGACATGGCGGGCCAAGCCCGCTTCGGCCCCGACGTGGAGTGGATCGACCGCATCGACTATGCGGTCGATCCACGCCGGGCCGACAAGTTCTATGGCGAGGTGCGGAAATATTGGCCCGGCCTGAAGGACGGCGCCTTGATGCCCGGTTATGCCGGGGTTCGGCCCAAGCTCGTGCCCGCGGGCGGTGGGGACAGCGACTTCCTGATCCAGGGGCCGCGGGACCACGGCGTACCAGGGCTGGTGAACCTGTACGGGATCGAATCCCCGGGGCTCACCTCGTCGTTGGCCATCGCCGCCGAGGCCGCGGCCGCCCTGCTGGAACGCCAGCCCGAACCCATGCCGGCGTGA
- a CDS encoding SDR family NAD(P)-dependent oxidoreductase has translation MTVIVTGAAGFIGSHVAQALLVRGETVVGLDNLNDYYSVDLKKARLSWLQDRPGFRFLQVDISDRDGVEAAFKEAGAVDGIVHLAAQAGVRYSLVNPYAYVQSNVMGQVVMLEAAMRCESLRNFVYASTSSVYGANTELPFAPEHRVDRPISLYAATKRADELITYSYCHTRGLTATCLRFFTVYGPWGRPDMAAYQFADAIMAGKPITVFNEGRMRRDFTYIDDIVAGIVAALDRPAAPDAMGVRHATYNLGNSKSEELLDYVRILEDALGRKATIEFAPLQPGDVVATSADISASQRDLGFSPKTSLAEGLPRFATWYKRYHKVN, from the coding sequence ATGACCGTCATCGTCACCGGCGCAGCCGGTTTCATTGGTTCCCACGTCGCACAGGCATTGCTGGTGCGTGGCGAGACGGTCGTCGGGCTGGACAATCTGAATGACTATTACTCGGTCGACTTGAAGAAGGCGCGCCTGTCCTGGCTTCAGGATCGGCCCGGCTTCCGATTCCTGCAGGTCGACATTTCGGACCGGGACGGGGTGGAAGCGGCCTTCAAGGAAGCCGGCGCTGTCGATGGCATCGTGCACTTGGCGGCCCAGGCCGGCGTGCGCTACTCGCTGGTCAATCCGTACGCCTACGTCCAATCCAACGTGATGGGACAAGTCGTGATGCTGGAAGCGGCGATGCGCTGCGAAAGCCTGCGCAACTTCGTCTATGCCAGCACCTCGTCCGTCTACGGCGCGAATACGGAGCTGCCGTTCGCACCGGAGCACCGCGTGGATCGGCCGATCTCGCTCTATGCCGCGACCAAGCGCGCGGACGAGTTGATCACCTACAGCTACTGCCACACCCGTGGACTGACGGCCACGTGCCTGCGGTTCTTCACCGTCTACGGCCCCTGGGGCAGGCCCGACATGGCCGCCTACCAGTTCGCGGACGCCATCATGGCCGGCAAGCCCATCACGGTCTTCAACGAAGGCCGGATGCGGCGGGACTTCACCTACATCGACGACATCGTCGCCGGCATCGTCGCCGCCCTCGACCGTCCGGCCGCGCCCGACGCGATGGGCGTCCGGCACGCGACCTACAATCTGGGCAACAGCAAATCCGAGGAACTGTTGGACTACGTCCGCATCCTGGAGGACGCGTTGGGCCGCAAGGCGACCATCGAGTTCGCGCCGCTGCAGCCGGGGGACGTGGTCGCAACCTCCGCCGACATCTCGGCCAGCCAGCGCGACCTCGGCTTCTCGCCCAAGACATCCCTGGCCGAGGGCTTGCCGCGCTTCGCCACCTGGTACAAGCGGTACCACAAGGTGAACTGA